The proteins below are encoded in one region of Pseudomonas putida S13.1.2:
- a CDS encoding ABC transporter permease, which yields MIANMSSTQASAKPQADTTPASSLDAFYKSSLRVLRHLLRNPMTLAGLLVAVLLIVVATFAPWIATHDPVVQNLANALQAPGAAHWFGTDEYGRDIFSRLVYGSRITLYIITLVTVIVGPIGLFIGTVSGYYGGIVDTVFMRITDIFISFPSLVLALAFIAALGPGLEHAVVAIALTSWPPIARLARAETLSLRKADFVVAVELQGASSTRIILRHIVPMCLSSVIIRLTMNMAGIILTAAALGFLGLGAQAPLPEWGAMISTGRRYMLECWWLVAVPGAAIMLVSLAFNLLGDGLRDILDPRSE from the coding sequence ATGATTGCCAACATGTCTTCTACCCAAGCAAGCGCCAAGCCGCAGGCCGACACCACGCCGGCTTCCAGCCTCGACGCCTTTTACAAAAGCAGCCTGCGGGTGCTGCGCCACCTGTTGCGCAACCCCATGACCCTGGCCGGGCTGCTGGTGGCCGTGCTGCTGATCGTGGTCGCCACCTTTGCCCCGTGGATCGCCACCCATGACCCGGTGGTGCAGAACCTCGCCAACGCCCTGCAGGCCCCTGGTGCCGCGCACTGGTTCGGCACCGACGAATACGGCCGCGACATCTTCAGCCGGTTGGTCTACGGCTCACGCATCACCCTCTACATCATTACCCTGGTGACCGTTATCGTCGGACCGATCGGGCTGTTCATCGGCACTGTGTCGGGCTACTACGGTGGCATCGTCGACACGGTGTTCATGCGCATCACCGACATCTTCATCTCGTTCCCCAGCCTGGTCCTGGCACTGGCGTTCATCGCTGCCCTTGGCCCTGGCCTGGAGCATGCCGTGGTCGCCATCGCGCTGACCTCGTGGCCACCGATCGCACGGCTGGCAAGGGCTGAAACCCTGTCGCTGCGCAAGGCTGACTTCGTTGTCGCGGTCGAGCTGCAGGGCGCCTCGTCGACGCGCATCATCCTGCGTCACATCGTGCCGATGTGCCTGTCGTCGGTGATCATCCGCCTGACCATGAACATGGCCGGGATCATCCTCACCGCTGCGGCGCTGGGCTTCCTCGGCCTTGGCGCACAGGCGCCGCTGCCGGAGTGGGGCGCGATGATCTCCACCGGTCGACGCTACATGCTCGAATGCTGGTGGCTGGTGGCGGTACCGGGTGCGGCGATCATGCTGGTGAGCCTGGCGTTCAACCTGCTGGGCGATGGCCTGCGGGACATTCTCGACCCGCGTAGCGAGTAA
- a CDS encoding 5-carboxymethyl-2-hydroxymuconate Delta-isomerase, protein MPHCIIDCPASLAERVGEQTLLAAVHDAIDASGLFKPGDIKARLNTFSHCRCGAGQDDFVHVALYLFAGRSAEQRRSLASAGVAALVGLLPEVEALSMDVREMARETFVNRSQYLEQAALTA, encoded by the coding sequence ATGCCTCATTGCATTATCGATTGCCCGGCCAGCTTGGCTGAGCGGGTTGGCGAGCAGACGCTGCTGGCCGCCGTGCACGACGCCATCGATGCCAGCGGGCTGTTCAAGCCCGGCGACATCAAGGCGCGGCTGAACACCTTCAGCCATTGCCGCTGCGGCGCCGGGCAGGATGATTTCGTGCATGTCGCGCTGTACCTGTTCGCCGGGCGCAGCGCCGAGCAGCGGCGCAGCCTCGCCTCGGCGGGGGTGGCGGCGCTGGTCGGCCTGCTGCCCGAGGTCGAGGCACTATCAATGGATGTGAGGGAAATGGCCCGGGAGACCTTCGTCAACCGCAGCCAGTACCTCGAGCAAGCCGCGTTGACGGCCTGA
- a CDS encoding glycosyl hydrolase family 28 protein, whose amino-acid sequence MPYAHPAVAARKHPLAGALLSALAMGCSLPLWALDAPAKLQVPTLAYDEQQIILVWEKPADHAEIVDYHVYGNGKLLGGSNANNDQVSPAKPYIDHFYQQDTQNFHHRIAIHSFTAQGLAPDTEYRFTVRSVDRNGKESADSPVVVQRTTAVPALFDVQQYGAKGDGKALDTAAIQRAIDACSKGCKVLLPAGTYKSGALYLKSNMTLEIAEGATLLGSERAEDYPREGYIQYPYSTTVRPASLINALPRDPQAHQAFENIRIVGKGTIDGNGWKRNPDVLDERGQALPFYLPSDNTRYMHDGVLAKAQVERAVAEGMNVKDAYGQMRSSLITLRNVTNVFYGGFTVVNPAYHGIMNLETQNVVLANTTHRTYDANNGDGIEFANSRGALVFNNFFDTGDDCVNFAAGTGAGAVHQKPQEDAWIFNNYFRKGHGMIVAGSHTGAWIQNILAEDNVSDGTDAGLRMKSTNFMGGGARHVTFRDSAIRNTAKQAFIFTLDYNDPNAKLDYKRSTVAGQFRDITVSDVSVENASTAAIEVKGDSSHGAWHQGLVFERVRFSGPAPVKIDGLKDSRFVGLRFTHTGGANPWQVQGSQGLAFTDVEPAP is encoded by the coding sequence ATGCCGTATGCACACCCTGCTGTCGCTGCACGCAAACACCCACTGGCGGGTGCACTGCTGAGTGCCCTGGCCATGGGCTGCAGCCTGCCGCTCTGGGCGCTGGACGCGCCCGCCAAACTCCAGGTGCCGACGCTGGCCTACGATGAGCAACAGATCATCCTGGTCTGGGAGAAGCCGGCCGACCACGCCGAGATCGTCGATTACCATGTCTATGGCAATGGCAAGCTGCTCGGTGGCAGCAACGCCAACAACGACCAGGTCTCACCGGCCAAGCCTTACATAGACCACTTCTACCAGCAGGACACGCAGAACTTCCATCACCGCATCGCCATTCACAGCTTCACTGCCCAAGGGCTTGCGCCCGATACTGAATACCGCTTCACCGTGCGTTCGGTCGATCGCAACGGCAAGGAGTCGGCCGACAGCCCTGTGGTGGTGCAGCGAACCACGGCCGTCCCGGCACTGTTTGACGTGCAGCAGTACGGTGCCAAGGGTGATGGCAAGGCGCTCGACACGGCCGCCATCCAGCGTGCCATCGACGCTTGCAGCAAGGGCTGCAAGGTGCTGCTGCCTGCCGGCACGTACAAGAGCGGGGCGCTCTACCTCAAGAGCAACATGACCCTGGAAATCGCCGAGGGCGCTACCCTGTTGGGCTCCGAGCGTGCCGAGGACTACCCGCGCGAAGGCTATATCCAGTACCCGTATTCCACCACCGTGCGCCCGGCCTCGCTGATCAACGCGTTGCCGCGCGACCCGCAGGCGCATCAGGCCTTCGAGAACATCCGCATCGTTGGCAAGGGCACGATCGACGGCAATGGCTGGAAGCGTAACCCGGATGTGCTCGACGAGCGCGGGCAAGCCTTGCCCTTCTACCTGCCCAGCGACAACACCCGCTACATGCACGACGGCGTGCTGGCCAAGGCGCAAGTAGAGCGGGCGGTTGCCGAGGGCATGAATGTCAAGGACGCCTACGGCCAGATGCGCTCGTCGCTGATTACCCTGCGCAATGTGACTAACGTGTTCTATGGCGGCTTCACGGTGGTCAACCCGGCCTATCACGGCATCATGAACCTGGAAACGCAGAATGTGGTGCTGGCTAACACTACGCACCGTACCTACGACGCCAACAACGGCGACGGTATCGAGTTTGCCAACAGCCGCGGCGCGCTGGTGTTCAACAACTTCTTCGACACCGGTGACGACTGCGTCAACTTCGCCGCTGGCACCGGTGCGGGTGCGGTCCACCAAAAGCCGCAGGAAGATGCCTGGATCTTCAACAACTATTTCCGCAAAGGCCATGGAATGATCGTGGCGGGCAGCCACACCGGCGCGTGGATTCAGAACATCCTGGCCGAGGACAACGTCTCGGATGGCACCGATGCCGGGCTGCGCATGAAAAGCACCAACTTCATGGGCGGTGGCGCACGCCACGTGACCTTCCGTGATTCAGCCATTCGCAATACCGCAAAACAGGCCTTCATCTTCACCCTGGATTACAACGACCCGAATGCCAAGCTCGACTACAAGCGCTCGACGGTGGCGGGGCAGTTTCGGGATATCACGGTCAGCGACGTGAGCGTGGAAAACGCCAGCACCGCTGCCATCGAGGTGAAGGGCGATAGCAGCCATGGCGCCTGGCATCAGGGGCTGGTGTTCGAGCGTGTACGTTTCAGCGGGCCGGCCCCGGTCAAGATCGATGGCCTGAAAGATTCGCGCTTCGTCGGGCTTCGCTTCACCCACACCGGGGGCGCCAACCCTTGGCAAGTACAGGGCAGCCAAGGGCTGGCCTTCACGGATGTGGAGCCTGCGCCTTAG
- a CDS encoding FadR/GntR family transcriptional regulator — MPNPAASPPQQPRRLAEALVERFAERMREGTLKRGDKLPTEATLIETEGVSRSVVREALSRMQAAGLVETRHGVGTFVLDMPAPESFNVGPATISLLSDVLDLLEYRLSLEVQAAGMAAERATPQALEELHQALEALMQGPEKSGSTTNADFQFHLKIAKAAGNQYLIDIMKHLGTKMIPRTRMNSAYTGQSNRSTYLAGINAEHQQIYDAIASRQVDAARAAMYLHLSNSRTRLREAQRLQAFYSEA; from the coding sequence ATGCCGAACCCTGCCGCCAGCCCCCCTCAACAGCCCCGCCGCCTGGCCGAAGCACTGGTCGAGCGCTTTGCCGAACGCATGCGCGAGGGCACGCTCAAGCGGGGTGACAAGCTGCCGACCGAAGCCACACTGATCGAAACCGAAGGTGTCAGCCGCTCGGTAGTACGCGAAGCGTTGTCGCGCATGCAGGCAGCGGGCCTGGTCGAGACCCGCCACGGTGTGGGCACCTTCGTGCTGGACATGCCGGCGCCGGAGAGCTTCAACGTGGGGCCCGCAACCATCAGCCTGTTGTCCGATGTGCTCGACCTGCTGGAATACCGCCTCAGCCTTGAAGTGCAAGCCGCCGGCATGGCCGCCGAACGGGCCACGCCGCAAGCGCTGGAAGAACTGCATCAAGCACTTGAAGCCTTGATGCAGGGCCCGGAAAAATCCGGCAGCACGACAAACGCCGATTTCCAGTTCCACCTGAAAATTGCCAAGGCCGCAGGCAACCAGTACCTGATCGATATCATGAAGCATCTGGGCACCAAGATGATCCCCCGCACGCGCATGAACTCTGCCTACACCGGCCAAAGCAACCGCAGCACCTACCTGGCCGGTATCAACGCCGAACATCAGCAGATCTACGATGCCATCGCCAGCCGCCAGGTTGATGCGGCGCGCGCTGCCATGTACCTGCACCTGAGCAACAGCCGTACGCGCCTGCGTGAGGCGCAACGGCTACAGGCTTTTTACAGCGAGGCCTGA
- a CDS encoding ABC transporter ATP-binding protein — protein sequence MSSLKLNVEALNVRFVNGKTEMHAVRDVSFTLGREKLAIVGESGSGKSTVGRSLLKLHPGSTQITAKALQFGDVDLLSASEKAMQKIRGQRISMIMQDPKYSLNPVVKVGDQIAEAYLAHHKASRSEARERVMLMLEKVHIRDPKRVYNLYPHEVSGGMGQRIMIAMMVITNPEVIIADEPTSALDVSVRQQVLNVLEELVVEQQMGLIFVSHDLNLVRNYCDRVLVMYAGRVVESLAACDLQYAEHPYTRGLLAALPSMDNRRPRLPVLQRDPLWLTC from the coding sequence ATGTCGTCGCTCAAACTCAACGTCGAAGCGCTCAACGTACGCTTCGTCAACGGCAAGACAGAAATGCACGCGGTGCGCGATGTGTCGTTCACCCTTGGCCGGGAAAAACTGGCCATCGTCGGCGAGTCCGGCTCGGGCAAGTCGACGGTCGGGCGCAGCTTGCTCAAGCTGCACCCCGGCAGCACGCAGATCACCGCCAAGGCCCTGCAGTTCGGCGATGTCGACCTGCTCAGCGCCAGCGAAAAGGCCATGCAGAAGATCCGTGGCCAGCGCATCTCGATGATCATGCAAGACCCCAAGTACTCGCTCAACCCGGTGGTCAAGGTTGGCGACCAGATCGCCGAGGCGTACCTGGCGCACCACAAGGCCAGCCGCAGCGAGGCACGCGAGCGGGTCATGCTGATGCTGGAAAAGGTCCATATCCGCGACCCGAAACGCGTCTACAACCTGTACCCGCATGAAGTCAGCGGCGGCATGGGCCAGCGCATCATGATCGCCATGATGGTCATCACCAACCCGGAGGTGATCATCGCCGACGAGCCGACCTCGGCACTCGACGTGTCGGTGCGCCAGCAGGTGCTCAACGTGCTCGAAGAGCTGGTGGTCGAGCAGCAGATGGGGCTGATCTTCGTCAGCCACGACCTCAACCTGGTGCGCAACTACTGTGACCGGGTGTTGGTGATGTACGCCGGGCGGGTGGTCGAGTCGCTCGCCGCGTGCGACCTGCAGTATGCCGAACACCCTTATACCCGTGGCCTGCTGGCGGCCTTGCCGAGCATGGACAACCGCCGCCCGCGCTTGCCGGTACTGCAACGCGACCCGCTCTGGCTCACCTGCTGA
- a CDS encoding ABC transporter ATP-binding protein, with protein MSMIQAQSLNLSFGVGATLNQVLHDVDLTVEDGESFGLVGESGSGKTTVLRCLAGQYRHWSGALSIAGGALQHKLPKEHFRKVQMVFQDPYGSLHPRHTIDTALREPLTIHGMADRDDRINDILVKVGLNDSFRYRYPHQLSGGQRQRVAIARALILEPRVLLLDEPTSALDVSVQAEILNLLADLRQREKLTYLMVTHDLGVVSHLCDKVAVMQQGRIVERLDSQALSQDLARHDYTRMLVQASRDFSAESPRAASA; from the coding sequence ATGTCCATGATCCAAGCACAATCGCTGAACCTGAGCTTCGGCGTTGGCGCCACCCTCAACCAGGTGCTGCACGACGTCGACCTGACCGTCGAGGACGGCGAGTCGTTCGGCCTGGTCGGTGAGTCGGGCTCCGGCAAGACCACCGTGCTGCGCTGCCTGGCCGGCCAGTACCGGCACTGGAGCGGGGCGCTGAGCATTGCCGGCGGTGCGTTGCAGCACAAGCTGCCCAAGGAGCACTTTCGCAAGGTGCAGATGGTCTTCCAGGACCCCTACGGCTCGTTGCACCCGCGGCACACCATCGACACCGCCTTGCGCGAGCCGCTGACCATTCACGGCATGGCTGATCGCGACGACCGGATCAACGACATTCTGGTCAAGGTCGGCCTCAATGACAGCTTCCGCTACCGCTATCCGCACCAGTTGTCGGGCGGGCAGCGCCAGCGTGTGGCGATTGCCCGCGCGCTGATCCTCGAGCCGCGTGTGTTACTGCTGGATGAGCCCACTTCGGCGCTGGATGTCTCGGTGCAGGCGGAGATCCTCAACCTGCTGGCAGACCTGCGCCAGCGCGAGAAGCTCACCTACCTGATGGTGACCCACGACCTGGGGGTGGTCAGCCACCTGTGCGACAAGGTCGCGGTGATGCAGCAAGGGCGCATCGTCGAGCGCCTCGACAGCCAAGCGTTGAGCCAGGACCTCGCCCGTCATGACTACACCCGCATGCTGGTCCAGGCCAGCCGCGACTTCAGCGCCGAATCGCCGCGCGCCGCCTCTGCCTGA